A region of the Roseobacter denitrificans OCh 114 genome:
GGCATATTCCCAGCCCTTCATGGAGGCGCGCACGAAGCGGACCATCTTGTCCTGAAAGACCGGATCGCTCAGGTTCTCTTCAAGCGCATAGATGCCGTCTTCGAGCGTGGCGACGCCCTGATCTTCGTATTTGAAGGTCACAAGCTCATCCGGTGAGACGCCCGCATCCAGCACCTGACCATATTCGTTGTAGGTCATGGTGGAGATGCAATCGGCCTCGCGCTGCAACAACGGGTCCACATTGAACCCCTGTTTCAGCACCGTTACACCGTCCTCGCCCCCGTCCGTGGGAATGCCCGCCTGCGACATCCAGCTCAGGAACGGATATTCATTGCCAAAGAACCAAACGCCGATGGTCTTGCCCCGGAAATCCTCAACAGAGGTGATGCCTGTGTCCTTCCAGCAGGTCAGCATCAGACCCGAAGACTTGAACGGCTGCGCGATGTTCACCACCGGCAGGCCCTTTTCGCGCGCGGCCAGCGCCGATGGCATCCAGTTGAGCATCACATCCGCGCCACCGCCCGCCAGAACCTGCGGGGGAGCAATATCCGGCCCCCC
Encoded here:
- a CDS encoding ABC transporter substrate-binding protein, which codes for MKKLMISAAFAAGLGSAAHADDANSVTLQLQWVTQAQFAGYYVALDKGFYEEEGLDVTILPGGPDIAPPQVLAGGGADVMLNWMPSALAAREKGLPVVNIAQPFKSSGLMLTCWKDTGITSVEDFRGKTIGVWFFGNEYPFLSWMSQAGIPTDGGEDGVTVLKQGFNVDPLLQREADCISTMTYNEYGQVLDAGVSPDELVTFKYEDQGVATLEDGIYALEENLSDPVFQDKMVRFVRASMKGWEYAGANPEEAAGIVLDNDETGAQTEAHQVRMMGEIAKLIEGSDGSLDVADYERTVATLLAGGSDPVISKAPEGAWTSAITDAALK